One window of Inquilinus sp. Marseille-Q2685 genomic DNA carries:
- a CDS encoding extracellular solute-binding protein: MTATTKIKGVVAAAGLAALLMTSGAGVAFAEEVTLSMAVPDWPPTRVMKKFFDEQYKPKSGNTVKLDVDFIPWPDFYTRVNASLTSGEQKYNFIVSDSQWLGAFVEGGYFRKINDLLDADPEFKKAFMEIHPNPLNAYATYPYKSENYYGFPQFPDVLVTFARKDIICDETEQKNFMAKYQKKLPCTGEEIDAMTWDDFRNVGEFFRRKKGEMLAGKPADDDFYGIAFQAGKSYDFSSMQINGFIWQMGGNIWDETQVPQGQAEGVVNSPAAVKALEAYLGLIEYMPPVAKTGTMDIFKSDELFREGKVAMNVNWIGLGEASLDPKTSKVADKLVFGLMPGTMGADGKMVRWSNIGGQPFVLTTWTSETQIKEAVEFVKWWLSSDIQHQFAAAGGQSAIKSVYSDPKYVTYRPWNRAWAPSLDWQKDVWHVPQFFELLTQQQDQFDLAITGKQDAKTTLDNIAKFQQNLLTEAGLIE; this comes from the coding sequence ATGACGGCAACGACGAAGATCAAGGGCGTGGTGGCGGCGGCGGGCCTGGCCGCCTTGCTGATGACGAGCGGGGCCGGGGTTGCCTTCGCCGAAGAGGTCACGCTGTCGATGGCGGTGCCCGACTGGCCGCCGACGCGTGTCATGAAGAAGTTCTTCGACGAGCAGTACAAGCCGAAATCCGGCAACACCGTGAAGCTCGACGTCGACTTCATTCCCTGGCCCGATTTCTACACCCGGGTGAACGCCTCGCTCACCTCCGGTGAGCAGAAGTACAATTTCATCGTGTCGGACTCGCAATGGCTGGGCGCCTTCGTCGAGGGCGGCTATTTCCGGAAGATCAACGACCTCCTGGACGCCGACCCCGAATTCAAGAAGGCGTTCATGGAGATCCATCCCAACCCGCTGAACGCCTACGCGACCTATCCCTACAAGTCGGAGAACTACTACGGCTTCCCGCAGTTTCCTGACGTGCTGGTCACCTTCGCCCGCAAGGACATCATCTGCGACGAGACCGAGCAGAAGAACTTCATGGCGAAATACCAGAAGAAGCTGCCCTGCACGGGCGAAGAGATCGACGCCATGACGTGGGACGATTTCAGGAACGTCGGCGAGTTCTTCCGGCGCAAGAAGGGCGAGATGCTGGCGGGCAAGCCCGCCGACGACGATTTCTACGGCATCGCCTTCCAGGCCGGGAAGAGCTACGACTTCTCGTCCATGCAGATCAACGGGTTCATCTGGCAGATGGGCGGCAACATCTGGGACGAGACCCAGGTGCCGCAAGGCCAGGCGGAGGGCGTGGTGAATTCGCCGGCCGCGGTGAAGGCGCTGGAGGCGTATCTGGGCCTGATCGAATACATGCCGCCGGTGGCCAAGACCGGCACCATGGACATCTTCAAGTCGGACGAGCTGTTCCGCGAAGGCAAGGTGGCCATGAACGTCAACTGGATCGGGCTGGGCGAGGCCTCGCTCGACCCGAAGACCTCGAAGGTCGCGGACAAGCTGGTGTTCGGCCTGATGCCGGGAACCATGGGGGCCGACGGCAAGATGGTCCGCTGGTCCAACATCGGCGGGCAGCCCTTCGTGCTGACCACCTGGACCTCCGAAACCCAGATCAAGGAGGCCGTGGAGTTCGTGAAGTGGTGGCTGTCGTCCGACATCCAGCACCAGTTCGCGGCGGCGGGCGGTCAGTCGGCGATCAAGTCCGTGTATTCGGACCCCAAATACGTGACCTACCGCCCGTGGAACAGGGCCTGGGCCCCGTCGCTGGACTGGCAGAAGGACGTGTGGCACGTGCCCCAGTTCTTCGAGCTGCTGACCCAGCAGCAGGACCAGTTCGATCTCGCGATCACCGGCAAGCAGGACGCCAAGACGACCTTGGACAACATCGCCAAGTTCCAGCAGAACCTGCTGACCGAGGCGGGCCTGATCGAGTGA
- a CDS encoding carbohydrate ABC transporter permease, with translation MSVTPTLSAPGGRTSPAFLEVSADNWRLAIVAGVVVSVAAAVAAPAAVAFWIVGAMAALVAAAFAVNAYRRRYYGGLLVAPAIAVLFTMNIFPLLWSLGLSFFAYQSNQQSIRFVGLGNYIKVLTNDIAAADNWHALINTAMFVVLTVTAQMVVGFLLAMLFAKQFPLRKYLLILVLTPMMLSVVASGVFFTYYYDPTFGILSYVMNGVADGQFILMDSKAGAVAGIVFADAWMWSPFVMLLVLAGLVSVPKYLYEAAAIDRVSAWRRFWTITFPYIRGLLMLALLFRTIEAFKLADLVILLTKGGNDTMTISYHLIRIANEQNKTSEGAAISYIMLFMVIVLTNLYLYLANRRNRES, from the coding sequence ATGTCAGTGACACCAACCTTGTCGGCCCCCGGGGGGCGGACGTCGCCGGCATTTCTGGAGGTCTCCGCCGACAACTGGCGGCTGGCCATCGTCGCGGGCGTCGTCGTCTCCGTGGCCGCCGCCGTGGCGGCGCCCGCGGCCGTCGCCTTCTGGATCGTCGGCGCGATGGCGGCGCTGGTCGCCGCGGCGTTCGCGGTCAACGCCTATCGCCGCCGTTACTACGGCGGGCTGCTCGTGGCGCCGGCCATCGCCGTGCTGTTCACGATGAACATCTTCCCGCTGCTGTGGTCGCTGGGGCTGTCGTTCTTCGCCTACCAATCGAACCAGCAGTCGATCCGGTTCGTCGGGCTCGGCAACTACATCAAGGTGCTCACCAACGACATCGCCGCGGCGGACAACTGGCACGCCCTGATCAACACGGCGATGTTCGTCGTGCTGACGGTGACGGCGCAGATGGTCGTCGGCTTCCTGCTGGCGATGCTCTTCGCCAAGCAGTTTCCGCTGCGCAAATATCTCCTGATCCTGGTGCTGACGCCGATGATGCTGTCGGTCGTCGCCTCGGGCGTATTCTTCACCTACTACTACGACCCGACCTTCGGCATCCTCAGCTATGTGATGAACGGTGTCGCCGACGGCCAGTTCATCCTGATGGACAGCAAGGCGGGCGCGGTGGCCGGCATCGTCTTCGCCGATGCCTGGATGTGGTCGCCCTTCGTCATGCTGCTGGTGCTGGCCGGGCTCGTCTCCGTGCCGAAATACCTCTACGAGGCGGCCGCAATCGACCGCGTCTCCGCCTGGCGGCGCTTCTGGACCATCACCTTTCCTTATATCCGCGGGCTGCTGATGCTGGCGCTGCTGTTCCGCACCATCGAGGCGTTCAAGCTGGCCGACCTCGTCATCCTGCTGACCAAGGGCGGCAACGACACGATGACGATCTCCTACCACCTGATCCGCATCGCCAACGAGCAGAACAAGACCAGCGAGGGGGCGGCGATCTCCTACATCATGCTGTTCATGGTGATCGTCCTCACCAACCTCTACCTCTATCTCGCCAACCGCAGGAACCGGGAGAGCTGA
- a CDS encoding carbohydrate ABC transporter permease, whose amino-acid sequence MASGPSIWERIGFRRSHGVAEAGWGRTLVVAGVSFVYFLPVLFIIFTAIKPQALALSVPPTLSPTSLFGLIPDQFVFTPTLENFGSVFSRVMTAGGQPEATGFDRFFFNSIVIATVSVLLALVLGTLAAYGFSRYPLKGNDTYLFIILTTRMLPAIVVIIPVILMFRAVGLSGSYPGIILLYTAFNLAFTIWMMKSFFDELSTDVEDAARIDGSSEVKVFWKICLPQVVAGLAATFVFGLILTWNEFLFALLLTGPDTRTVPVAMNQAVSSGGRGTDWTLLAAIETLFLIPVFLVTFFLQDHLLRGVTFGTVRK is encoded by the coding sequence ATGGCCTCCGGCCCATCCATCTGGGAACGCATCGGGTTTCGCCGGAGCCACGGCGTCGCGGAGGCCGGCTGGGGACGCACCCTGGTCGTGGCCGGCGTCAGCTTCGTCTACTTCCTGCCGGTGCTGTTCATCATCTTCACCGCGATCAAGCCGCAGGCGCTGGCGCTGTCCGTGCCGCCGACGCTGTCGCCGACCTCGCTGTTCGGCCTCATCCCCGACCAGTTCGTCTTCACCCCGACGCTGGAGAATTTCGGCTCGGTGTTCTCGCGCGTGATGACGGCCGGCGGGCAGCCGGAGGCGACCGGCTTCGACCGCTTCTTCTTCAACTCGATCGTGATCGCGACCGTCTCGGTCCTGCTGGCCCTCGTCCTCGGCACGCTCGCGGCCTACGGCTTCTCGCGCTACCCGCTCAAGGGCAACGACACCTACCTGTTCATCATCCTGACCACGCGGATGCTGCCGGCCATCGTCGTCATCATCCCGGTGATCCTGATGTTCCGCGCCGTCGGCCTGTCCGGGTCCTATCCCGGCATCATCCTGCTCTACACCGCCTTCAACCTGGCCTTCACCATCTGGATGATGAAGAGCTTCTTCGACGAGCTCTCGACCGACGTCGAGGACGCCGCGCGGATCGACGGGTCGTCCGAGGTCAAGGTGTTCTGGAAGATCTGCCTGCCGCAGGTCGTCGCCGGCCTGGCCGCGACCTTCGTCTTCGGCCTGATCCTGACCTGGAACGAGTTCCTGTTCGCCCTGCTGCTGACCGGCCCCGACACGCGCACGGTGCCGGTGGCGATGAACCAGGCCGTCTCCTCCGGCGGCCGCGGCACCGACTGGACGCTGCTGGCCGCGATCGAGACGCTGTTCCTGATCCCGGTCTTCCTGGTCACCTTCTTCCTGCAGGACCACCTGCTGCGCGGCGTCACTTTCGGCACGGTCAGGAAGTAG
- a CDS encoding ABC transporter ATP-binding protein — translation MSTIEIRGITKAFGPFVAVRDADLSVAAGEVVCLLGPSGCGKTTTLRMIAGLERATAGDIVIAGQRMNELPPQKRNIAMVFQFYALYPALTVGENIAMPLHREGIGKAEIAARVGRVAGILHLGDVLDRMPGQVSEGEKQRVAVARAIVRDPNCFLFDEPLSRLDVELRHAMRGQIKAVLSNLSKATVIVTHDQLEALTMADRIAIMRDGLIEQVGSPHDVFARPANVFVASFIGTPQMNLIEAELKGYGGGKATVTFDRQDVDLPANPAVAALGPGRVTVGVRPRAFTVVPRDTAGTIDAVTELIEPMGAETLIHARTRTGGDIRVVVPRDRKVTVGEPLHLIPDPLQTHIFAADGKAVRA, via the coding sequence ATGTCGACCATCGAGATCCGCGGGATCACCAAGGCGTTCGGCCCGTTCGTCGCGGTCCGGGACGCCGACCTGTCGGTCGCGGCGGGGGAGGTCGTCTGCCTGCTCGGCCCGTCGGGCTGCGGCAAGACCACGACGCTGCGCATGATCGCGGGGCTGGAGCGGGCGACGGCGGGCGACATCGTGATCGCCGGGCAGCGGATGAACGAGCTGCCGCCGCAGAAGCGCAACATCGCCATGGTCTTCCAGTTCTACGCCCTCTACCCGGCGCTGACGGTCGGCGAGAACATCGCGATGCCGCTGCACCGCGAGGGCATCGGCAAGGCGGAGATTGCCGCCCGTGTCGGCAGGGTGGCCGGCATCCTGCATCTGGGCGACGTGCTGGACCGGATGCCGGGCCAGGTCTCGGAGGGCGAGAAGCAGCGCGTCGCCGTCGCACGCGCCATCGTGCGCGATCCCAACTGCTTCCTGTTCGACGAGCCGCTGTCGCGGCTGGATGTGGAGCTGCGCCACGCCATGCGCGGCCAGATCAAGGCCGTGCTGTCCAACCTGTCCAAGGCCACGGTCATCGTCACCCACGACCAGCTCGAGGCCCTGACCATGGCGGACCGCATCGCCATCATGCGCGACGGGCTGATCGAGCAGGTGGGAAGCCCGCACGACGTCTTCGCCAGGCCGGCCAATGTCTTCGTCGCCAGCTTCATCGGCACGCCGCAGATGAACCTGATCGAGGCGGAGCTGAAGGGCTATGGCGGCGGCAAGGCGACGGTCACCTTCGACCGGCAGGACGTCGACCTCCCCGCGAACCCGGCCGTCGCGGCCCTGGGGCCGGGGCGGGTCACCGTCGGCGTGCGCCCGCGCGCCTTCACCGTGGTGCCCCGGGACACCGCCGGCACGATCGATGCGGTGACCGAGCTGATCGAGCCGATGGGCGCCGAGACGCTGATCCATGCGCGGACCCGGACCGGCGGCGACATCCGGGTGGTCGTCCCGCGCGACCGGAAGGTGACCGTCGGCGAGCCGCTGCACCTGATCCCGGATCCCCTGCAGACCCACATCTTCGCCGCGGACGGCAAGGCGGTCCGGGCATGA